A window from Mus caroli chromosome 2, CAROLI_EIJ_v1.1, whole genome shotgun sequence encodes these proteins:
- the LOC110289683 gene encoding olfactory receptor 142-like, whose protein sequence is MASVNVTELIIAGLFQDPEVQKVCFVLFLPVYLATVLGNGLIVVTISVSKSLNSPMYIFLSSLSIVEICYSSTVVPKFITDLLAKVKTISLKGCLAQIFFFHFLGVAEILLLVVMAYDRYVAICKPLHYMNIMSRQVCHMLVAGSWLGGLIHSIIQIVITIPLPFCGPNVIDHYFCDLQPLFKLACTDTFMEGVVVMANSGLISIISLFILVSSYAIILISLRKHSAEGRRKALSTCASHITVVILFFGPATFLYLRPSSSFTEDKLVAVFYTVITPMLNPIIYTLRNAEVKNAMKKLWGKRNPETE, encoded by the coding sequence ATGGCTAGTGTAAATGTGACTGAATTGATCATCGCCGGCCTTTTCCAGGATCCAGAGGTGCAGAAAGTGTGCTTTGTGCTGTTCCTTCCTGTGTACCTGGCCACAGTGTTGGGCAATGGCCTCATTGTTGTGACAATTAGTGTCAGTAAGAGTCTGAATTCTCCCATGTACATCTTCCTCAGCTCGTTGTCCATAGTAGAGATCTGCTACTCCTCTACAGTTGTCCCTAAGTTCATCACTGACTTACTTGCTAAGGTTAAAACCATTTCTCTGAAGGGCTGTCTGGCTCAGAtattcttcttccatttcttgggGGTTGCTGAGATTCTTCTGCTTGTGGtaatggcctatgaccgctacgTGGCTATCTGCAAACCTCTTCATTACATGAACATCATGAGTCGTCAAGTGTGTCACATGCTGGTGGCTGGCTCCTGGCTGGGGGGCCTCATTCACTCCATAATCCAGATTGTCATCACTATTCCATTGCCCTTCTGTGGTCCTAATGTGATTGACCACTACTTCTGTGACCTGCAGCCATTATTTAAGCTTGCCTGCACTGACACCTTTATGGAAGGTGTTGTTGTGATGGCCAACAGCGGTTTAATCTCTATAATCTCTCTCTTCATCTTGGTGTCTTCCTATGCTATTATCCTAATCAGTTTGAGGAAGCATTCTGCAGAGGGGAGACGAAAGGCCCTCTCTACCTGTGCCTCTCACATCACAGTGGTCATCCTGTTTTTTGGACCTGCCACCTTCCTTTATCTGCGACCATCCTCCAGCTTCACTGAAGATAAGCTTGTGGCTGTGTTCTATACAGTCATCACCCCCATGCTGAACCCTATCATCTATACTCTCAGAAATGCAGAGGTGAAAAATGCCATGAAGAAGTTGTGGGGCAAAAGGAACCCAGAGACAGAGTGA
- the LOC110289469 gene encoding olfactory receptor 4X2-like codes for MADIHNVTEFFFLGLSSNQEVQRVCFVIFLLLYMAIVFGNLLMVVIVAVSRNLGSPMYFFLSSLSFVEICYSSTTAPKLIVDLLAEKKSISVWGCMAQLFFMHFFGGIEMFLLTMMAYDRYVAICKPLHYTSIMNRQVCTVLVGMAWMGGFVHSLAQVLLIFHLPFCGPNIIDHYFCDVLPVLKLVCSDTFLIGLLIVVNGGTLSVISFVVLLSSYAVILFHLRTQSAEGRRKALSTCGSHVTVVVIFFAPCVFIYLRPTATLPIDKMVTVFYTVITPLLNPIIYSLRNAEVKKAIKILWIRATKVDQK; via the coding sequence ATGGCTGACATACACAATGTGACCGAGTTCTTTTTTCTGGGACTCTCTTCTAATCAAGAGGTGCAGAGAGTTTGCTTTGTGATATTTCTGCTCTTGTACATGGCCATTGTGTTTGGAAATCTTCTCATGGTGGTCATTGTGGCAGTCAGCAGAAATCTTGGatcccccatgtacttcttcctcagctcCCTCTCCTTTGTGGAGATCTGCTACTCCTCCACAACAGCCCCAAAACTCATCGTGGATCTCCTAGCTGAAAAGAAATCTATATCTGTATGGGGCTGCATGGCACAGCTTTTCTTCATGCACTTCTTTGGTGGCATTGAAATGTTCCTGCTCACGatgatggcctatgaccgctatgtggccatttgCAAGCCTCTGCACTATACCAGCATCATGAACCGACAGGTGTGTACAGTCCTTGTAGGAATGGCATGGATGGGAGGTTTTGTCCATTCCCTTGCCCAGGTCCTTCTCATCTTCCACTTGCCCTTCTGTGGTCCCAATATCATTGACCATTATTTCTGTGATGTGCTTCCTGTGCTTAAACTTGTCTGCTCAGACACCTTCCTCATTGGTCTGCTGATTGTTGTCAATGGGGGAACACTGTCTGTGATCAGCTTTGTGGTCCTCTTATCATCCTATGCAGTCATCTTGTTCCACCTGAGAACTCAGAGTGCTGAGGGACGTCGCAAAGCTCTGTCCACCTGTGGGTCCCATGTCACTGTGGTTGTCATATTTTTTGCACCCTGTGTCTTCATCTATCTGAGACCGACAGCCACTCTTCCTATAGACAAGATGGTAACTGTGTTCTACACGGTGATAACTCCCCTCCTCAACCCTATCATCTATTCCCTGAGAAATGCAGAAGTGAAGAAAGCCATCAAGATTCTATGGATCAGGGCAACAAAAGTAGATCAAAAATAG